In Brevibacillus brevis, a genomic segment contains:
- a CDS encoding DUF4062 domain-containing protein, which translates to MRKKLQIYISSTFSDLIEERHTAVEAVLQAGHIPAGIEQFFKESPMKIRKRWIDESDVYILILGGFYGLTLPDESKSYTHWEYEYAGEAGKPRFAFVVTDEALRQKPYDFTAIEHYQKFQEFKQSVMEQVPIYYVEDVRHIKMVLRDQLPVYAARDDLSGWVSGKDVPDVQKLLEENARLKAELAKKE; encoded by the coding sequence ATGAGAAAAAAATTGCAAATTTACATATCGTCTACTTTCAGCGACCTTATTGAGGAAAGACATACCGCTGTCGAAGCCGTACTTCAAGCCGGTCATATCCCTGCTGGAATCGAGCAGTTTTTCAAGGAAAGTCCAATGAAAATCAGGAAGAGATGGATCGACGAGTCCGATGTATATATCCTGATTCTCGGAGGATTCTATGGTTTAACGCTTCCCGACGAATCCAAGAGCTATACGCATTGGGAATACGAGTATGCCGGAGAAGCGGGCAAACCCAGATTTGCTTTTGTTGTCACCGATGAAGCATTGAGACAAAAGCCATACGATTTCACAGCAATTGAACACTATCAGAAGTTTCAAGAGTTTAAGCAATCGGTGATGGAACAAGTCCCTATCTATTATGTTGAAGATGTACGGCACATTAAAATGGTACTTCGCGATCAACTGCCGGTGTATGCAGCAAGAGATGATTTGTCTGGCTGGGTTTCCGGCAAGGATGTCCCGGACGTTCAAAAGCTGTTGGAAGAGAATGCAAGATTGAAGGCGGAGTTGGCGAAAAAGGAATGA
- a CDS encoding MFS transporter translates to MLVSTAIPAVIVLLLRQGTPESPRWLIQKGRREEAWTIFRALFFVCLVIPYFAISTFHLPVTFCGSRSSHLYHFIEGNLNDGKQTKRAAGYGTGNHAGGLRTGGSVSSSCNPEQKHNAARTSEMVSESDAGSQASLDSLDHHK, encoded by the coding sequence ATGCTGGTCAGTACCGCGATCCCAGCAGTAATCGTCCTTTTGCTGCGACAGGGTACTCCGGAGTCCCCGCGATGGCTCATTCAAAAAGGGAGGAGAGAAGAAGCATGGACCATCTTTAGGGCATTGTTCTTCGTCTGCCTGGTCATTCCATACTTTGCGATCTCCACATTTCATCTGCCCGTAACATTTTGCGGCTCCCGATCGTCTCATTTATACCATTTCATTGAGGGAAATTTGAATGATGGAAAGCAAACGAAAAGGGCAGCCGGATACGGAACCGGAAATCATGCTGGTGGTCTGAGGACTGGCGGATCGGTAAGTTCCTCCTGCAACCCGGAACAAAAACATAATGCCGCGCGAACCAGCGAAATGGTTTCCGAATCCGATGCAGGAAGCCAAGCATCCTTGGATTCGTTAGATCACCATAAATAA
- a CDS encoding MFS transporter codes for MQDPFLLFVLRLMTGIALGGDYSVGTTLLVEFVPKKYKGALISSLSVVWTVGYVVSILVGTFLGKLRCRCVEVDAGQYRDPSSNRPFAATGYSGVPAMAHSKREERRSMDHL; via the coding sequence GTGCAGGATCCGTTTCTCCTTTTCGTCTTGAGATTGATGACAGGGATTGCTCTCGGAGGAGATTATTCTGTGGGGACTACGCTGCTGGTGGAGTTTGTCCCCAAGAAATACAAAGGGGCATTGATTTCCTCCTTAAGCGTCGTTTGGACGGTTGGTTACGTGGTTTCCATTCTGGTCGGGACATTCCTTGGCAAGCTTCGGTGCAGATGCGTGGAGGTGGATGCTGGTCAGTACCGCGATCCCAGCAGTAATCGTCCTTTTGCTGCGACAGGGTACTCCGGAGTCCCCGCGATGGCTCATTCAAAAAGGGAGGAGAGAAGAAGCATGGACCATCTTTAG
- a CDS encoding malate:quinone oxidoreductase — protein sequence MSSKQTKTDVILIGAGIMSATLGTLLKELVPDWKITVFEKLASAGEESSNEWNNAGTGHSALCELNYTVEKPDGSIDISKAVKINEQFQESRQFWSYLVNSNLIRNPEDFIRPLPHLSLVQGEKNVEFLKKRFEALSNNPLFHGMEFSEDPRKLAEWIPLIMNGRNDNEPIAATKIDTGTDVNFGALTRMLFDHLQRKNVEINYNHQVDDIKRTSDGSWDLKVRNVQSGLVEHHQAKFVFIGGGGGSLPLLQKSGIPEGKHIGGFPVSGLFMVCKNPEVVAQHHAKVYGKAKVGAPPMSVPHLDTRYIDGKKSLLFGPFAGFSPKFLKTGSMFDLLGSVKPDNVLTMLAAGAKNVPLTKYLIQQVMLSKEQRMEELREFIPNAKSEDWDIVVAGQRVQVIKDTAAGGKGTLQFGTEVICAADGSISALLGASPGASTAVSVMLDLLSRCFPQQIQEWEPKIKEMIPSYGVSLVKNPELIREIDVQTSRALGLSSELALV from the coding sequence ATGAGTAGCAAACAAACCAAAACAGACGTTATCTTAATTGGTGCCGGAATCATGAGCGCGACTTTGGGAACATTGCTGAAAGAATTGGTACCGGACTGGAAGATTACTGTGTTTGAGAAGCTCGCAAGCGCAGGAGAGGAAAGCTCGAACGAATGGAACAACGCGGGAACGGGGCACTCCGCACTGTGCGAGCTGAATTACACTGTCGAAAAACCGGACGGATCCATTGATATCAGCAAAGCAGTCAAAATCAATGAACAGTTCCAGGAATCCAGACAGTTTTGGTCTTATCTGGTAAACAGCAACCTGATCCGGAATCCAGAGGACTTTATCAGACCATTGCCTCATTTGAGTTTAGTGCAGGGTGAAAAAAATGTAGAGTTTTTGAAAAAGCGTTTTGAAGCGCTGTCAAACAATCCTCTGTTCCACGGGATGGAATTCTCCGAAGACCCGCGCAAGCTGGCGGAATGGATTCCGTTGATCATGAACGGCCGCAACGACAATGAACCGATCGCGGCAACGAAGATCGACACGGGAACCGATGTGAACTTCGGCGCGTTGACACGCATGCTGTTCGACCACTTGCAGCGCAAAAACGTCGAGATCAACTACAACCATCAGGTGGACGACATCAAACGCACAAGCGACGGCTCGTGGGACTTGAAAGTGCGAAACGTCCAGAGTGGCTTGGTCGAACACCACCAAGCAAAATTCGTCTTTATCGGCGGCGGTGGAGGAAGTCTGCCCTTGCTGCAAAAATCCGGCATTCCTGAAGGAAAACATATTGGAGGATTCCCGGTAAGCGGCCTGTTCATGGTGTGCAAGAATCCGGAAGTAGTAGCTCAGCATCACGCAAAAGTTTACGGAAAAGCAAAGGTCGGGGCTCCTCCAATGTCTGTTCCGCATCTTGACACCAGATATATCGATGGTAAAAAATCGTTGCTCTTTGGACCATTCGCCGGCTTCTCGCCCAAGTTTTTAAAGACCGGCTCCATGTTTGACTTGCTCGGTTCCGTAAAACCGGACAACGTCCTGACGATGCTGGCAGCAGGCGCAAAGAACGTTCCATTGACCAAGTACCTGATCCAGCAAGTGATGTTGTCGAAAGAACAGCGCATGGAAGAGCTGCGTGAGTTTATCCCGAACGCCAAGAGCGAGGATTGGGATATAGTAGTAGCTGGACAACGCGTGCAAGTCATCAAGGATACGGCTGCAGGCGGCAAAGGAACGCTGCAATTCGGTACAGAAGTGATCTGTGCCGCGGATGGCTCGATCTCTGCATTGCTCGGGGCTTCTCCGGGGGCTTCTACCGCCGTTTCCGTCATGCTTGACTTGCTGTCGAGATGCTTCCCGCAACAAATCCAGGAGTGGGAGCCGAAAATCAAGGAAATGATTCCTTCTTACGGCGTGTCGCTCGTGAAAAACCCAGAGCTGATCCGTGAGATCGATGTACAAACTTCGCGGGCGCTTGGTCTGAGCAGTGAGCTGGCTCTTGTTTAG
- a CDS encoding BadF/BadG/BcrA/BcrD ATPase family protein: MAAVRIPLLAVDGGGTKCLAVLVDRSGQEVGTGRSGSCNYQGIGEEAASRELLQAILQAQQDALARGALALPQGHSQAEELEWEVECAVFGIAGLDTEHDREVITGFVHHVLAQLRIRVRHLIIENDGFAALLGATGGKPGILVIAGTGSIAFGVNEAQETARAGGWGHRVGDEGSGYWIGKRAITAVLKAADSRGEPTVLTDLLLPYLGLARVDELFNWTYGPLYSVDKVGELSVLVSEAADRGDAVATEILQAAGEELFFAARAVIDRLGLKNKPFRMILQGGVLQNDGRVRAIVEQRVRGFAAQVVSENAQNDPIYGVIAKGLAYLESQAD, from the coding sequence ATGGCGGCTGTGCGGATTCCTCTCCTGGCAGTGGACGGAGGGGGCACCAAGTGCTTGGCCGTGCTGGTGGACCGATCCGGGCAGGAAGTCGGCACAGGGCGTTCCGGCTCGTGCAATTATCAAGGGATCGGGGAGGAAGCGGCATCTCGGGAGCTGCTGCAAGCGATTCTGCAAGCACAGCAGGATGCTCTCGCCCGCGGAGCGCTCGCACTGCCCCAGGGACATTCGCAGGCGGAGGAGCTGGAGTGGGAGGTCGAGTGCGCCGTCTTCGGAATCGCCGGACTGGACACGGAGCACGATCGCGAGGTCATCACAGGGTTCGTTCATCACGTCCTCGCGCAGCTGCGCATCCGCGTCCGTCATTTGATCATTGAAAACGACGGCTTTGCCGCCCTGCTCGGCGCTACCGGAGGAAAGCCAGGCATTCTGGTGATCGCGGGCACCGGCTCCATCGCATTTGGGGTAAACGAGGCGCAGGAAACGGCCCGGGCAGGCGGTTGGGGCCACCGGGTGGGTGACGAGGGCAGCGGGTACTGGATCGGGAAGCGGGCAATCACGGCCGTGCTGAAAGCGGCAGACAGCCGGGGCGAGCCAACCGTACTGACTGACCTGCTGCTGCCGTATCTCGGCCTTGCCCGCGTGGATGAGCTGTTCAATTGGACGTACGGTCCGCTCTATTCCGTCGACAAGGTAGGCGAGCTGTCGGTGCTGGTGAGTGAAGCGGCGGATCGGGGCGATGCAGTAGCGACGGAAATCCTGCAGGCTGCGGGGGAGGAGCTGTTTTTTGCTGCCCGCGCGGTAATTGATCGACTGGGGCTGAAGAACAAACCGTTCCGGATGATTTTGCAGGGAGGCGTCCTGCAGAACGACGGCCGGGTGCGCGCGATCGTCGAACAGCGAGTTCGCGGCTTTGCTGCACAGGTGGTTAGCGAAAACGCCCAGAACGACCCGATTTACGGCGTGATCGCAAAAGGGCTGGCATATTTGGAGAGCCAAGCGGATTAG
- the argH gene encoding argininosuccinate lyase, with protein sequence MDYRERIFQQEGERFPGKTYVEAVLAPAFHEAKHHLLEPMMAINKAHLIMLREQELLTEEEAKAIARALVGIEMEELRRSAYTGQFEDLFFQVESRLLELAPDVAGNLHLARSRNDMGIAIYRMVLRDKLLVTLESALYLKEHLLLFAQEHAETVMIGYTHTQQAQPTTMAHYIMAACDLLSRDIQRLISAYRTCNRSPMGAAALTTSGFSISRERMRQLLGFDELVENSYDAVCGADYLGEAATAVQLAAINLGRTVQDMLLWCTQEFAALKVASPYVQISSIMPQKRNPVSFEHMRSLLSSSAGNAAAVLTMMHNTPFGDIVDTEDDMQPYVWKSLSVLEQMYRLMACVVGTMEVNKEGLLERAKGSFATVTELADTIVRTDRLSFRNSHHIVSRVVKEAMAAGLRADQIDLGLVNKAAREVIGRELALTAEELRLALDPVHFVRIRKLPGGPNAEEITRMIEKRTTSLQEQTAKLKAEKTAREQMWKQLDTIVAEWSVG encoded by the coding sequence ATGGATTACAGAGAACGCATTTTTCAGCAGGAGGGAGAGCGCTTCCCGGGAAAAACGTATGTCGAGGCGGTGCTTGCCCCTGCTTTTCACGAAGCGAAGCATCATCTCCTCGAGCCGATGATGGCCATCAACAAGGCGCATCTGATCATGCTGCGCGAACAGGAGCTGCTCACGGAGGAGGAAGCCAAGGCGATCGCCCGCGCGCTCGTCGGCATCGAGATGGAAGAGCTGCGCCGCTCCGCTTATACCGGGCAGTTTGAGGATTTGTTCTTTCAGGTAGAGAGCCGTCTGTTGGAGCTTGCCCCCGATGTGGCGGGCAATCTGCATCTGGCGCGCAGCCGCAACGACATGGGCATCGCCATTTACCGGATGGTGCTGCGCGACAAACTGCTCGTGACATTGGAATCAGCCCTCTATCTGAAAGAGCATTTGCTCCTCTTTGCACAAGAGCACGCGGAGACGGTGATGATCGGGTATACCCATACGCAGCAGGCGCAACCTACGACGATGGCTCACTACATCATGGCGGCATGCGACCTCCTCAGCCGCGACATCCAGCGGCTGATCAGCGCCTACCGGACGTGCAACCGCAGTCCGATGGGGGCGGCGGCGCTGACGACTTCAGGCTTCTCTATCAGCCGGGAGCGGATGCGGCAGCTGCTCGGCTTTGACGAGTTGGTGGAGAATTCGTACGATGCCGTCTGCGGAGCGGACTATCTGGGCGAGGCAGCGACTGCCGTGCAGCTGGCGGCCATCAACCTGGGACGTACCGTGCAAGACATGCTTCTCTGGTGCACGCAGGAATTTGCCGCGCTGAAGGTGGCGAGCCCGTACGTGCAAATCAGCTCGATCATGCCGCAAAAGCGCAACCCGGTTTCCTTCGAGCACATGCGCTCGCTGCTGTCCAGCAGCGCGGGAAATGCGGCGGCGGTCCTGACGATGATGCACAACACGCCGTTTGGCGACATCGTGGACACGGAGGACGACATGCAGCCGTACGTGTGGAAGAGCTTGTCCGTGCTAGAGCAGATGTACCGGCTGATGGCGTGCGTCGTCGGGACGATGGAAGTGAACAAGGAAGGACTGCTGGAGCGGGCGAAAGGAAGCTTTGCTACGGTGACGGAGCTGGCGGATACGATCGTGCGCACGGACCGGCTGTCGTTCCGCAATTCCCATCACATCGTGAGCCGCGTCGTCAAGGAAGCGATGGCTGCCGGACTGCGGGCCGATCAGATCGATCTCGGGCTGGTAAACAAGGCGGCCCGGGAAGTCATCGGCAGGGAGCTGGCATTGACAGCGGAGGAGCTGCGTCTCGCGCTGGATCCGGTGCATTTCGTCCGCATCCGCAAGCTGCCCGGAGGACCAAATGCCGAGGAGATCACTCGCATGATCGAGAAGCGCACCACGTCCCTGCAAGAGCAGACAGCGAAGCTGAAAGCGGAGAAAACGGCCCGTGAGCAGATGTGGAAGCAGCTGGATACTATCGTAGCCGAATGGAGTGTGGGGTAA
- a CDS encoding NEW3 domain-containing protein, with translation MRKGKLAKLYTLTTAAALACSLILPAAPQTAHADRGVVDLWKAIKPLTTIASAMNTGAHPDDEHSAMLAYLSLGRGVDTSSIIANRGEGGQNEIGSELGNALGIIRTRELQEASKITNIHLENLSEKINDPIFDFGFSKSPDETLEKWGEDVAYERLIRKIRTLRPDVVVPSFLNEPSTHGHHRAINVITVRAFKDAADPTVFPEQLKEGLTPWQVKKLYLPANEKDYTVSVPVGTYDEIYGASYVQLGEESRFMHKSQGMGRVYDEGPSFNYYKLDQAVVPIKKKETDFFDGIAYTFADLAKEVAGQSGGDKVASDLQKLQKDADEVISAYPRFEAVAKEVHEMLADVEKSVRDVQSSHLPAEAKTDVLHRLGVKQAQLNKASAESLSLVTKVKPETGELVAGQTTKVTVTAYNGGQSKLGKVNLKLNVPSGWKATPQGPASFDQLGYNQTVKTTYTVSVPADARLFEPYAAPSLSADISYSYAGSTATSHAVPSDAVAVLPPFALSLSPGATVLNTLKPGDPIPVKVTVKNYNPGAAKASVSLDVPKGWSAEPAAASLDFAAKGETKSVAFTVKAASSVRPDSYKVTAVATGGGKESRHGAQVIRYPHIGTTYFIQPAELAIKAFDLQVPEGLKVGYVSSGFDNIDQYLQQLGVNVTNLTAKDIESGDLSQYDTIVLGIRAYGFRPELIPSNARLLKYVENGGNLVVQYHKPEDKWKPELAPYPIKIGEPLIQWRVTDENSKVTMLAPDHPIFNTPNKITEQDWSNWIQDRSAYNPAQWGKEYTELISNGDPGEDEFTGTFLTAKYGKGTYTYSSLVWYREIPALVPGAIRLFVNMVSLHQ, from the coding sequence TTGAGAAAGGGGAAACTAGCCAAGCTGTACACTCTCACCACTGCAGCAGCGCTCGCCTGCAGCCTGATTCTGCCGGCGGCGCCACAGACTGCCCACGCCGACCGGGGTGTCGTCGATCTGTGGAAAGCGATCAAGCCGCTGACCACGATCGCCAGCGCCATGAATACCGGTGCCCACCCAGACGACGAGCACAGCGCCATGCTCGCGTACTTGTCGCTGGGAAGAGGCGTGGATACGTCCAGCATCATTGCCAACCGCGGAGAAGGGGGCCAAAACGAGATCGGCAGCGAGCTGGGCAACGCGCTCGGGATCATCCGGACGCGCGAATTGCAGGAGGCTTCCAAAATCACGAACATCCATCTGGAGAACCTCAGCGAGAAGATCAACGACCCTATTTTTGACTTCGGTTTTTCCAAAAGTCCTGACGAGACTCTGGAAAAATGGGGAGAGGACGTAGCGTACGAGCGGCTCATCCGCAAAATCCGCACGCTGCGGCCAGATGTAGTGGTTCCCTCATTTCTCAACGAGCCTTCGACGCACGGGCATCATCGGGCAATCAACGTGATTACGGTTCGGGCGTTCAAAGACGCCGCCGACCCGACCGTGTTTCCCGAACAGCTGAAAGAAGGCCTGACGCCGTGGCAAGTGAAGAAGCTGTATTTGCCTGCTAACGAAAAAGATTACACCGTCAGCGTACCGGTCGGCACGTACGACGAGATCTACGGTGCATCGTACGTGCAGCTGGGAGAAGAATCCCGCTTCATGCACAAGAGCCAGGGGATGGGGCGAGTGTATGACGAGGGGCCGAGCTTCAACTACTACAAGCTCGACCAGGCCGTCGTGCCGATCAAGAAGAAGGAGACGGACTTTTTCGACGGCATCGCCTACACCTTTGCCGACCTGGCGAAAGAGGTAGCCGGACAGTCGGGAGGCGACAAAGTCGCGAGCGATCTGCAAAAGCTGCAAAAGGACGCCGATGAAGTCATCTCCGCCTATCCGCGCTTCGAAGCGGTGGCGAAAGAAGTCCACGAGATGCTGGCAGACGTGGAAAAGTCGGTCCGTGACGTGCAATCTTCCCATCTTCCTGCCGAAGCCAAGACCGACGTGCTGCACCGCCTCGGCGTGAAGCAGGCGCAGTTGAACAAAGCCAGCGCGGAATCGCTGTCGCTCGTGACGAAGGTGAAGCCGGAGACGGGCGAGCTGGTCGCCGGTCAGACGACGAAGGTGACGGTCACGGCGTACAACGGCGGCCAATCCAAGCTGGGCAAGGTGAATCTCAAGCTGAACGTGCCGAGCGGCTGGAAGGCGACACCCCAAGGCCCTGCCAGCTTTGACCAGCTCGGCTACAACCAGACGGTAAAGACGACCTACACCGTTTCGGTGCCGGCTGACGCTCGCCTGTTTGAGCCGTACGCAGCGCCATCGCTCTCGGCGGACATCTCATACAGCTACGCCGGGTCGACGGCGACGAGCCACGCCGTACCGAGCGATGCCGTGGCGGTATTGCCGCCGTTTGCCTTGTCGCTCAGCCCTGGCGCCACCGTCTTGAACACCTTGAAGCCGGGAGATCCGATTCCGGTCAAAGTCACGGTGAAAAACTACAATCCGGGAGCGGCTAAGGCTAGCGTTTCGCTGGACGTGCCGAAAGGGTGGAGCGCGGAGCCGGCAGCGGCGTCGCTTGACTTTGCGGCAAAAGGAGAAACCAAGTCGGTCGCCTTTACAGTCAAAGCGGCATCGTCCGTGAGGCCCGACTCCTACAAGGTGACGGCAGTTGCGACAGGCGGGGGCAAAGAGAGCCGCCACGGAGCGCAGGTCATCCGCTACCCGCACATCGGCACGACCTACTTCATCCAGCCTGCGGAGCTGGCGATCAAGGCTTTTGACCTCCAAGTGCCGGAGGGCCTGAAGGTCGGCTACGTCTCCAGCGGCTTTGACAACATCGATCAGTACTTGCAGCAGCTGGGCGTAAATGTGACGAATCTGACAGCGAAAGACATCGAGTCCGGCGATTTGAGCCAGTACGACACGATCGTCCTCGGCATTCGCGCGTACGGTTTCCGTCCCGAACTGATCCCGAGCAATGCGCGCTTGCTCAAATACGTGGAAAACGGCGGCAATCTGGTGGTCCAATACCACAAGCCGGAAGACAAGTGGAAGCCGGAACTGGCTCCGTACCCGATCAAGATCGGGGAGCCGCTGATCCAGTGGCGGGTCACGGATGAGAATTCCAAAGTGACGATGCTCGCACCCGACCATCCGATCTTCAACACACCAAACAAGATCACGGAGCAGGACTGGAGCAACTGGATTCAGGATCGCTCCGCCTACAACCCCGCACAGTGGGGCAAGGAGTACACCGAGCTGATTTCCAACGGCGATCCCGGGGAGGACGAATTTACCGGCACATTCCTGACCGCCAAGTACGGAAAGGGAACGTACACGTACAGCTCCCTGGTCTGGTACCGTGAAATTCCGGCCCTGGTGCCCGGCGCGATCCGGCTGTTTGTAAACATGGTCAGCCTGCATCAATGA
- a CDS encoding NEW3 domain-containing protein, whose amino-acid sequence MSRQEGGGQTKVPVPPIPVSTRTLHGEHGLIDLWTAIKPLATIASAMNTGAHPDDEHSAMLAYLALGRGVYTSSIIATRGEGGQNEIGCEQGSALGIIRTRELEEASIMSNVTLGILSEELDDPIHDFGFSKCAQETFRKWGEEIVYERLIRKIRELRPDVVVAAFENEPTTHGHHRAITLLTQRAFHDAANPEIFPQHADRGLLPWQIKKLYVPVMDNEDYHVAVPVGEYDQTYGASYVQLGERSRFMHKSQGMGVHYDEGPTYNYYRLDATVVPAQEKERDFFSGLPYSFADLAEQVAAKGGAEVAEALHRLQDAADDVISAYPRFAEVARRVHRMKALLQSAQQEVAIASLDRETKADLLYRLGIKDAQLNRASAEALSLVVKIKPETGEWVGGQTTTVTVTAYNGGAIEVEHVQLRLRVPRGWIAKPLTPTAFPRVSYNQTVCTVYEVSVPADAELYHPYMPPVLEVEVQYFAFDTASTIRVEPEARVAVLPPYALTLTPADVVLNTLHTNETIPVRLTVKQYRSGTSTAKVSLTVPDGWKVQPDVVELPFSFRGETKTVAFTVQTTAKVQNGKYQIRASVVGGEGAAEWGRDVQVIEYPHIGRTYLIRSAELNVQAFDLAIPEKQRVGYVSSGFDKIDQYLRSVGVNCVNIDASEIQSGDLSRYDTIVLGIRAYAFRRELIDSNLRLLQYVENGGNLVVQYHKPEDKWKPHLAPYPIFIGESLIDWRVTNEQSPVRVLAPEHPIFHEPNRITAADWDGWVQERSIYNPSRWGSEYTELIATSDPGEPEFRGIFLTARYGKGTYTYSSLAWFREIPHLVPGAFRLFVNMISQK is encoded by the coding sequence ATCAGCAGGCAGGAGGGCGGCGGGCAGACGAAAGTGCCGGTCCCTCCAATCCCTGTGTCTACCCGGACTTTGCACGGCGAGCATGGGCTGATCGATCTGTGGACGGCGATCAAGCCGCTGGCCACCATCGCGAGCGCCATGAATACCGGGGCACACCCGGATGACGAGCACAGCGCGATGCTCGCTTATTTGGCGCTGGGACGAGGCGTGTACACGTCCAGCATTATCGCGACAAGAGGGGAAGGCGGACAGAACGAGATCGGCTGCGAGCAGGGCAGCGCGCTCGGCATCATTCGGACGAGGGAGCTGGAGGAGGCGTCGATCATGAGCAATGTGACGCTCGGCATCCTGAGCGAGGAGCTCGACGACCCGATCCATGACTTCGGCTTTTCCAAATGCGCGCAAGAGACGTTTCGCAAATGGGGAGAAGAGATCGTCTACGAGCGGCTCATCCGCAAAATCAGGGAGCTGCGTCCGGATGTCGTCGTGGCGGCCTTTGAAAACGAGCCGACCACGCACGGGCATCATCGGGCGATCACCCTGCTGACCCAGCGGGCATTTCACGATGCCGCCAATCCCGAGATTTTCCCGCAGCATGCCGACCGGGGACTATTGCCCTGGCAGATCAAAAAGCTGTACGTGCCTGTCATGGACAACGAGGATTACCACGTAGCCGTACCCGTGGGGGAATACGATCAGACGTACGGGGCTTCCTATGTGCAGCTCGGCGAACGCTCGCGCTTCATGCACAAGTCGCAGGGGATGGGAGTCCACTACGATGAAGGACCTACCTACAACTACTACCGGCTGGACGCGACCGTGGTGCCCGCGCAGGAAAAGGAGCGCGATTTCTTCAGCGGACTGCCGTACAGCTTTGCCGACCTGGCCGAGCAAGTGGCGGCCAAGGGCGGGGCGGAGGTCGCAGAAGCGCTGCACAGGCTGCAGGATGCAGCTGACGATGTGATCTCGGCGTATCCGCGCTTCGCCGAAGTGGCGAGGCGCGTGCACCGGATGAAAGCCTTGCTTCAGTCGGCGCAGCAGGAAGTGGCCATAGCGTCGCTGGACCGGGAGACCAAGGCGGATTTGCTGTACCGCCTGGGCATCAAGGACGCGCAGTTGAACAGAGCGAGCGCGGAGGCTCTCTCTCTGGTGGTGAAAATCAAACCGGAGACAGGCGAATGGGTCGGGGGACAGACGACGACCGTGACGGTTACCGCCTACAACGGCGGAGCGATTGAAGTCGAGCACGTCCAGCTTCGGCTGCGCGTGCCGCGCGGCTGGATCGCCAAGCCGCTGACGCCGACCGCATTCCCCCGCGTCTCCTACAACCAGACGGTCTGCACGGTGTACGAGGTATCTGTCCCCGCCGATGCGGAGCTGTATCATCCGTATATGCCGCCTGTGCTGGAAGTGGAAGTGCAGTATTTCGCCTTCGATACGGCCAGCACGATCCGGGTGGAGCCGGAAGCCCGCGTGGCCGTGCTCCCACCGTACGCGCTGACTCTGACGCCAGCCGACGTGGTGCTCAATACGCTGCACACAAACGAGACGATCCCGGTGCGTCTGACCGTGAAGCAATACCGGTCGGGAACGTCGACAGCCAAAGTCTCCCTGACCGTCCCCGACGGCTGGAAGGTGCAGCCGGATGTCGTCGAGCTGCCATTTTCGTTCCGGGGGGAAACCAAGACGGTCGCTTTTACCGTTCAGACGACCGCAAAGGTGCAAAACGGAAAGTACCAAATTCGCGCCAGCGTAGTGGGAGGGGAAGGAGCTGCCGAATGGGGCCGCGATGTCCAGGTGATCGAATATCCGCATATCGGACGCACGTATCTGATCCGCAGCGCGGAGCTGAACGTCCAGGCATTCGACCTGGCGATTCCGGAAAAGCAGCGGGTCGGCTACGTCTCCAGCGGTTTCGATAAGATCGACCAGTACTTGCGGTCCGTAGGCGTCAATTGCGTGAATATCGACGCAAGCGAGATCCAAAGCGGCGATCTCTCCAGATACGACACGATTGTCCTGGGGATTCGCGCCTATGCGTTTCGGCGGGAATTGATCGACAGCAATCTGCGTCTGCTGCAGTACGTCGAAAACGGAGGCAATCTGGTGGTTCAATACCACAAGCCGGAGGACAAATGGAAGCCGCATCTGGCGCCTTATCCGATCTTCATCGGGGAGTCGCTGATCGACTGGCGGGTGACGAATGAGCAATCGCCGGTGCGGGTGCTGGCACCCGAGCATCCGATCTTCCATGAGCCCAATCGGATTACCGCCGCCGACTGGGACGGCTGGGTGCAGGAGCGGTCGATCTACAATCCTTCCCGCTGGGGCAGCGAGTACACCGAGCTGATCGCGACCAGCGATCCGGGTGAACCGGAGTTTCGCGGGATCTTCCTCACCGCCCGCTACGGAAAAGGCACCTACACATACAGCTCGCTCGCCTGGTTCCGGGAAATTCCTCATTTGGTACCGGGAGCGTTCCGGCTGTTCGTCAACATGATCAGCCAGAAATAG